Proteins co-encoded in one Perca flavescens isolate YP-PL-M2 chromosome 11, PFLA_1.0, whole genome shotgun sequence genomic window:
- the LOC114563999 gene encoding gamma-crystallin M3-like, with product MGKIIFYEDRNFQGRSYECMSDCSDMSSYLSRCHSCRVESGCFMVYERPNYMGNQYFLRRGEYSDYVSFGMSDSIRSCRLIPQHRGQFRMKIYERENFQGQSHELMEDCVNIMDRYRMNDCQSCNVMDGHWLMYEQPNYRGRMMYMRPGEYKSMRDVGFSGMKLSSVRRIMDSC from the exons ATGGGCaag ATTATCTTCTACGAGGACAGGAACTTCCAGGGTCGTTCCTATGAGTGCATGAGCGACTGCTCTGACATGTCCTCCTACCTGAGCAGGTGCCACTCCTGCAGGGTGGAGAGCGGCTGCTTCATGGTCTACGAGCGCCCAAACTACATGGGAAACCAGTACTTcctgaggagaggagagtacTCTGACTACGTGTCTTTTGGCATGAGTGACTCAATCCGATCCTGCCGTTTAATTCCTCAG CACAGAGGTCAGTTCAGGATGAAGATCTACGAGAGAGAGAACTTCCAGGGCCAGAGTCACGAGCTGATGGAGGACTGCGTCAACATCATGGACCGTTACCGTATGAACGACTGCCAGTCCTGCAACGTAATGGACGGCCACTGGCTGATGTACGAGCAGCCCAACTACAGAGGCAGGATGATGTACATGAGGCCCGGAGAGTACAAGAGCATGAGAGATGTGGGATTCAGCGGCATGAAGCTTAGCTCTGTCAGGCGTATAATGGATTCCTGTTGa
- the LOC114563598 gene encoding gamma-crystallin C-like, with the protein MGKIAFFEDKNFQGQSHECSTDCPDLRSCFGCCNSIRMESGCWVLYKRPNYTSEHYILSSGEYPDQQHHHLDSIKSCRSIKNERAQLQPNTTECTNQAVISQRPTEKKER; encoded by the exons ATGGGAAAG ATTGCATTCTTCGAGGATAAGAATTTCCAAGGCCAAAGCCATGAGTGCAGCACTGACTGTCCTGACCTGCGCTCTTGCTTTGGCTGTTGCAACTCCATTAGGATGGAGAGTGGCTGCTGGGTGCTGTACAAGCGTCCCAACTACACTAGCGAGCATTACATCCTGAGCTCTGGGGAATACCCCGATCAGCAACATCATCATCTTGATAGCATCAAGTCATGTCGCTCTATCAAAAAT gagaGGGCCCAGCTCCAGCCAAATACCACAGAGTGCACCAACCAAGCAGTAATCAGTCAAAGGCCAACAGAGAAAAAGGAGAGATAA